From a single Balneolales bacterium ANBcel1 genomic region:
- a CDS encoding alpha-amylase family glycosyl hydrolase: MRTEPAFPVLDSPVTIIFDASETDLAGYGGDVYTHTGVILNEGGDWSYVIGDWGNDNNQPQLDNTGGDIWELHIEDIRDFYGLPQSTGEIHQLAMVFRGEGGSPQTEDFFVDIYGEELIVRFDLPRLPSMGPLIVNPSEVITIEASAHVTGVATVTLELFINENSVAQESGPTLSYDFTPQDSGETHVRIVAEDDGGNTAEASFEVIINPGITEIPVPDGMEHGINYHEGDDSKATLVLWAPEKEFVYVIGDFNDWQADTDYFMARETASADSVLFWLTLDGLEPGLEYGFQYLIDGDIRMGDPFSHKVLSPWKDRHISSAVYPGLKEYPHGMTEHMVSILETGRQPYQWQATDYQRPDPSELVIYELLIRDFLDNGTYANLADTLDYLHRLGVNAIELMPVSNFDGNDSWGYNPNFHLALDKAYGPADEFRRLVDEAHKRDMAVILDVVYNHATGQSPLIRLYGENRNTNPLIGPGHAYNVFNHLNHDHPFIKYWMDRANRYWLEEFNVDGFRFDLTKGFATNVQEGGMLDGYNPERIANLKRMADEMWSVDPDSYIILEHFAANEEEKELAAYRTDEGYNGMLLWGNHNYNYSEASMGWHDSNKSNFSGVYYRNRDWEHPNLIGYMESHDEQWLMFKNLNYGNSGDRYDITRLTNALNRQKLAGAFFLTIPGPKMLWQFGELGYGGGPDECLKPGDGTNGDCEPGDPGRTDRKPVRWDYYDDPDRYAVYQTWQWLLKMRQENPVFHDTDTEVNFYGMNTSIKTITLQHETMDAVIAGNFDVEFMEIRPRFTETGTWYEYFSGESIEVTGDMLGDNWSVEVPPGVFRIYTTEPLETPPQGIAPTSADPEDGYAERPERFALNPNYPNPFNPATTISYELAHDAHVDLHVYDILGRRVATLVNTPQSAGAHTVTFDASGLSSGTYLIRMQAGQHTFTRKMMLLK; the protein is encoded by the coding sequence CGATAACACGGGTGGTGATATCTGGGAACTTCATATTGAAGATATCCGCGACTTCTACGGACTTCCACAGAGTACCGGGGAAATTCACCAGCTTGCCATGGTATTTCGCGGGGAAGGAGGGAGTCCGCAGACAGAGGACTTTTTCGTGGATATCTACGGCGAGGAACTGATCGTCAGGTTTGACCTGCCCCGGCTGCCCTCCATGGGCCCGCTGATCGTCAATCCATCGGAAGTGATTACCATTGAAGCTTCCGCGCACGTGACCGGAGTGGCTACCGTCACCCTGGAGCTCTTTATCAATGAAAACTCGGTCGCACAGGAATCCGGCCCTACTCTAAGCTACGACTTCACACCGCAGGATTCCGGCGAGACCCATGTCCGCATTGTGGCCGAGGATGATGGAGGAAATACAGCCGAAGCATCGTTTGAAGTCATCATCAATCCCGGTATCACGGAAATACCGGTTCCGGATGGAATGGAACATGGCATCAACTACCACGAAGGAGACGACAGCAAAGCCACCCTGGTGCTCTGGGCCCCCGAAAAGGAGTTTGTCTATGTGATCGGTGACTTCAACGACTGGCAGGCCGATACCGACTATTTCATGGCGCGTGAAACCGCCTCGGCCGACAGTGTTCTGTTCTGGCTCACTCTCGACGGACTCGAGCCCGGTTTGGAGTATGGCTTCCAGTACCTGATTGACGGCGACATCCGCATGGGTGATCCGTTTTCACACAAGGTCCTCTCCCCGTGGAAGGACCGGCATATCTCCAGTGCCGTCTATCCCGGCCTGAAGGAATATCCCCACGGCATGACCGAGCACATGGTCAGTATACTGGAAACAGGACGGCAGCCGTACCAGTGGCAGGCAACGGACTATCAGCGGCCCGACCCGTCCGAACTGGTGATATACGAGTTGCTGATACGCGATTTTCTGGATAACGGAACCTACGCCAACCTCGCCGATACACTCGACTACCTCCACCGGCTGGGGGTCAACGCCATCGAGCTGATGCCGGTGAGCAACTTCGACGGTAACGACAGCTGGGGCTACAATCCCAATTTCCACCTTGCCCTGGACAAAGCCTACGGTCCGGCCGACGAATTCCGCCGGCTGGTGGACGAGGCGCACAAACGGGATATGGCCGTTATTCTGGATGTGGTCTACAACCACGCGACGGGCCAGTCACCGCTCATCCGCCTGTACGGCGAAAACCGGAATACCAACCCACTCATCGGTCCCGGACACGCCTATAATGTATTCAACCACCTCAATCACGACCATCCTTTCATCAAGTACTGGATGGACCGGGCCAATCGCTACTGGCTGGAAGAGTTTAATGTGGACGGATTCCGGTTCGACCTGACCAAAGGGTTCGCCACTAATGTGCAGGAGGGCGGGATGCTGGACGGCTACAATCCCGAGCGTATCGCAAATCTGAAGCGCATGGCGGATGAGATGTGGAGCGTGGACCCGGATTCCTACATCATCCTCGAACATTTTGCCGCCAACGAAGAGGAAAAAGAGCTGGCCGCATACCGAACGGATGAGGGCTATAACGGCATGCTGCTCTGGGGCAATCACAACTACAACTACAGCGAAGCCTCCATGGGTTGGCACGACAGCAACAAGTCCAATTTTTCCGGGGTCTATTACCGGAACCGTGACTGGGAGCATCCAAACCTGATCGGCTACATGGAGAGCCACGACGAGCAGTGGCTGATGTTCAAGAATCTGAATTATGGAAACAGCGGCGATCGATACGATATCACCCGACTCACCAACGCTCTGAACCGGCAAAAACTGGCCGGCGCGTTTTTCCTGACTATCCCCGGACCCAAGATGCTCTGGCAGTTCGGTGAGCTTGGGTATGGCGGCGGACCGGACGAATGCCTCAAACCCGGCGACGGCACCAATGGGGATTGTGAACCCGGCGATCCCGGACGAACCGATCGCAAACCCGTGCGATGGGATTATTACGACGATCCGGATCGCTACGCGGTGTATCAGACCTGGCAGTGGCTGCTCAAAATGCGTCAGGAAAACCCGGTGTTCCACGATACCGATACCGAGGTCAATTTCTATGGCATGAACACATCCATCAAAACCATCACGCTGCAGCACGAAACGATGGACGCGGTGATAGCCGGTAATTTTGATGTCGAATTCATGGAAATCCGGCCGCGATTTACCGAAACCGGCACCTGGTATGAATACTTCTCCGGCGAGTCGATTGAGGTAACCGGCGATATGCTCGGTGATAACTGGTCTGTTGAAGTCCCGCCCGGCGTATTCCGCATCTATACGACAGAGCCGCTGGAGACACCGCCACAGGGTATAGCGCCGACATCAGCGGATCCGGAGGATGGGTACGCAGAGCGGCCGGAGCGTTTTGCCCTGAACCCGAATTACCCGAATCCGTTCAATCCGGCAACCACGATTTCGTATGAGCTGGCTCATGATGCTCATGTCGATCTCCATGTTTACGACATACTCGGACGCCGGGTCGCGACACTGGTGAATACCCCTCAGTCTGCAGGTGCTCATACGGTTACCTTTGACGCATCCGGCCTGAGCAGCGGTACCTATCTGATCCGGATGCAGGCCGGCCAGCATACCTTCACCCGAAAAATGATGTTGTTGAAATAA
- a CDS encoding alpha-amylase family glycosyl hydrolase: MRNVLLSAIFVTLTPVVVFAQSHQDWTYNLGMYEVNIRQYTEEGTFSAFAEHLDRLEEMGVGILWLMPIHPIGLENRLGSLGSYYSVRDYKDINPEFGTLEDFEDLVREIHERGMYVMLDWVPNHTSWDNYLTEEHPEWYITEGGEFIPPPGTGWSDVIQLDHSNPDLLDYMIDAMLFWVEEYNVDGFRYDAVSHVLEDDFLDDLNQALKDARPDIFLLAEHHEPKWHDLGFDMSFGWGLYGFGHGVLRRIADGDDDAGDLHNYMQDEINRFPPEAYRMYFTSNHDENSWVGTTAELFGDAAEVFAVLTHTISGMPLIYSGQEAGLDERLAFFEKDQINWQEHPKKDMYTSLLQLKRENQALWNGDLGGQPQRVGTSNDQDVYAFTRSVDEDQVFVMYNLSDSEQTVTLESNDGYSGQYREIFTGSVSNYHGQETVTLPAWGYRVYERLGDPTSSMTDELPERYSLHQNYPNPFNPATTIAYELPEAVHVEIAVFDMLGRRAATLVNNRQEPGAHTVNFDASGLSSGTYLIRMQAGQHTFTRKMMLLK; the protein is encoded by the coding sequence ATGCGAAATGTACTGCTGAGTGCCATATTTGTGACATTGACCCCGGTGGTGGTATTTGCACAAAGTCACCAGGACTGGACCTATAACCTGGGCATGTACGAAGTAAATATCCGCCAGTATACCGAAGAAGGAACATTTTCAGCGTTTGCGGAACATCTTGACCGTCTTGAGGAAATGGGTGTCGGTATTTTATGGCTGATGCCCATCCATCCGATCGGCCTGGAGAACAGGCTTGGGTCGCTGGGCAGCTACTACTCGGTCAGGGATTACAAAGATATCAATCCCGAATTCGGAACACTGGAAGATTTTGAAGATCTGGTCCGGGAGATACATGAACGAGGGATGTATGTGATGCTTGACTGGGTTCCCAATCACACATCGTGGGATAACTATTTGACAGAAGAACACCCGGAGTGGTACATCACCGAAGGGGGAGAGTTTATCCCTCCACCCGGCACAGGTTGGTCTGATGTGATACAACTGGACCACTCCAATCCCGATTTGCTGGACTACATGATCGATGCGATGCTTTTTTGGGTAGAAGAGTACAACGTCGACGGCTTCCGCTATGATGCCGTATCCCATGTGCTGGAAGATGATTTTCTGGATGATCTCAACCAGGCGTTGAAGGATGCCAGGCCCGATATTTTTTTGCTCGCCGAACATCATGAGCCAAAATGGCATGACCTGGGTTTTGATATGTCATTCGGATGGGGGCTTTACGGCTTCGGTCACGGTGTCTTAAGACGAATTGCCGACGGAGATGACGATGCCGGAGATCTGCACAATTACATGCAGGATGAAATCAATCGGTTTCCACCGGAAGCCTACCGGATGTATTTTACCTCCAATCATGACGAAAATTCGTGGGTAGGGACGACCGCCGAATTGTTCGGGGACGCTGCAGAAGTTTTTGCCGTGCTGACACATACGATATCTGGTATGCCGCTGATTTACAGCGGGCAGGAAGCGGGTCTGGACGAAAGGCTCGCCTTTTTCGAGAAAGACCAGATCAACTGGCAGGAGCATCCGAAAAAGGATATGTACACGTCTCTTCTGCAACTGAAGAGGGAAAACCAGGCTCTCTGGAACGGCGATTTGGGAGGTCAGCCGCAACGGGTCGGCACTTCCAACGATCAGGATGTATATGCATTCACGCGGTCTGTGGATGAGGATCAGGTGTTTGTGATGTATAACCTGTCGGACTCTGAACAAACGGTGACTTTGGAGTCCAATGACGGATACTCCGGACAGTATCGTGAAATTTTTACCGGAAGTGTATCCAACTATCATGGCCAGGAGACGGTCACATTGCCGGCCTGGGGATATCGGGTATATGAACGGCTCGGTGATCCGACCTCTTCCATGACTGATGAGCTTCCGGAACGCTATTCCTTGCACCAAAACTATCCAAACCCGTTCAATCCTGCGACCACAATAGCCTACGAGTTACCGGAAGCGGTTCATGTCGAAATTGCGGTTTTTGATATGCTCGGCAGGAGGGCAGCGACTCTGGTCAATAACCGGCAGGAACCGGGGGCACACACAGTTAACTTCGACGCATCCGGCCTCAGCAGCGGTACCTATTTGATCCGAATGCAGGCCGGCCAGCATACCTTCACCCGAAAAATGATGTTACTCAAATGA